A stretch of the Streptomyces sp. NBC_00078 genome encodes the following:
- a CDS encoding Tn3 family transposase, with translation MWRSGVPVEFLTDAQAAAYAAYDGAPSRTELERFFFLDDADRELIEGKRRSHNRLGFAAQLTTARYLGVFLDDPTGVPPEVVDYLAEQLGIAGTGRPSGVAPMERAGIRPATAIAKSLHILRLADEPGYRRQIKAQANLQEGRHALARKIFHGRSGQLYQRYQDGMEDQLGALGLVLNAVVLFNTRYMDATVSQLRADGFDVRDEDVARLSPFVRQHINMLGRYSFKLPELPGGMRPLRDPDATDEE, from the coding sequence GTGTGGAGGTCCGGGGTGCCGGTCGAGTTTCTGACGGATGCACAAGCCGCCGCGTACGCGGCGTACGACGGGGCGCCGTCCCGTACTGAGTTGGAGCGGTTCTTCTTCCTGGACGACGCGGACCGGGAGCTGATCGAGGGCAAGCGGCGGTCCCACAACCGGCTGGGCTTCGCGGCCCAGCTCACGACCGCGCGCTATCTCGGGGTGTTCCTGGACGACCCGACCGGCGTTCCGCCGGAGGTCGTCGACTACCTTGCCGAGCAGCTCGGCATCGCGGGGACCGGCAGGCCCTCCGGGGTGGCGCCGATGGAGCGGGCCGGGATCAGGCCGGCGACCGCGATCGCCAAGTCCCTGCACATCCTGCGTCTGGCCGACGAGCCCGGCTACCGCCGCCAGATCAAGGCGCAGGCCAACCTCCAGGAGGGCCGCCACGCCCTCGCCCGGAAGATCTTCCACGGCCGCTCGGGGCAGCTCTACCAGCGCTACCAGGACGGCATGGAGGACCAGCTCGGCGCGCTCGGCCTGGTCCTCAACGCCGTCGTCCTGTTCAACACCCGGTACATGGACGCCACGGTCAGCCAGCTGCGAGCGGACGGGTTCGACGTCCGCGACGAGGACGTCGCCCGCCTCTCGCCGTTCGTGCGGCAGCACATCAACATGCTGGGCCGGTACTCGTTCAAGCTGCCCGAGCTGCCCGGCGGGATGCGCCCGCTGCGCGACCCGGACGCCACCGACGAGGAATGA
- a CDS encoding AfsR/SARP family transcriptional regulator has translation MRRHELRFGLLGPPVLYDVQSAPEVSGTDDEAGVNAIGSPKVRTLLAALLLEAGRVVSVETLKDALWGGAPPASAQASLHNHVARLRRLLDDPERLRAVPPGYVLRVEQGELDVHVFERHVVAARGAHAARNWERAVRECGSALALWRGTPLSGLPTALGGYAFVQRLQEARLLLLEWRHDAALAAGCPRLDVLVPELAALAAEHPLREAYHRQLMLALHRTGRQAEALAVHRDLRARLVEELGVEPGAAVREAHTEVLKGAGDPAGAGEGQRPPRPTAPHDESGTGGAGAPPHLVEGRVPPPTPPAPAQLPPPPPHFTGRAPEQTDLHRALLDRRSHALTVISGMAGVGKSALALHVSHQLRERFPDGQLYVNLHGATPGMTPLTSAQALTALLRDLGTEPRRIPEHPDAAAALLRSLLAPTRTLLVLDDAANAAQVRPLLPAGAGCAVIVTSRSPLTALDGARRFPLTPLSDEESAALLRAVSGRSALDAAHPLVELAGRLPLALRIVAARLAARRALTPDVLAGQLAATEGRLHHLEYDDLSVRRSLAVAHDALAASGREADQDAALVLRGIGALDLPAYGAPLLAHLVGIDARRAEAALDRLVDVALLEETAYGRYAPHDLVRDFARELAADETDAVDSALPWYAAAAELALAALVEPGLDLDDRRRPTAAQPPDHAAQVAALPDFESSGQAFAWGDMELGNVVTLVERHADDADDLRAARISVLIRLFFPYVQRSGRVAEMEVLGRAALSVARRLGDEAAEAYALGDLAGLHFLTGQQSEALDLNDRALAIWRRLDRVSWMRRCLNNRGLLLEGLGRYEESGRALCQSLEYSRQLNDPHGEAVTHSHLGNLYEHSDPRAAIEQHRRSLAIGHEIGAVIVQHSAHCNIGYAHLTLGEPAAAVPHFEESLRILGGHCDWHGESQTRLGLVRALRLLGRTDRAGGECAELLRRADARADHYTSGLVRHQYGLLLRERGHALEAYEEWRAALDALDGTDEKTVVTELRELLSEPDTD, from the coding sequence GTGAGGCGGCACGAGCTGCGCTTCGGACTGCTGGGACCGCCGGTTCTGTACGACGTCCAGAGCGCCCCGGAGGTGTCCGGCACCGACGACGAGGCCGGTGTCAACGCGATCGGCAGCCCCAAGGTCCGTACCCTCCTTGCCGCCCTGCTCCTCGAAGCGGGCCGCGTTGTCTCCGTCGAGACGCTCAAGGACGCGCTGTGGGGCGGAGCGCCGCCCGCCTCCGCACAGGCCTCGCTGCACAACCACGTGGCCCGGCTGCGACGGCTGCTGGACGACCCCGAGCGGCTGCGCGCCGTGCCGCCCGGATATGTGCTGAGGGTCGAACAGGGCGAGCTGGACGTCCATGTGTTCGAACGTCATGTCGTGGCGGCACGCGGTGCGCACGCCGCCCGCAACTGGGAGCGGGCCGTGCGCGAGTGCGGGTCCGCGCTCGCGCTGTGGCGCGGCACCCCGCTGAGCGGGCTCCCCACCGCGCTGGGCGGATACGCCTTCGTCCAGCGTCTGCAGGAGGCGCGGCTGCTGCTTCTGGAGTGGCGCCACGACGCCGCGCTGGCCGCCGGCTGCCCCCGACTGGACGTACTCGTACCGGAGCTGGCCGCGCTGGCCGCCGAGCATCCGCTGCGGGAGGCCTACCACCGCCAGCTGATGCTCGCCCTGCACCGCACCGGCCGGCAGGCCGAGGCCCTCGCCGTCCACCGCGACCTGCGCGCCCGCCTGGTGGAGGAACTGGGCGTAGAACCCGGCGCGGCGGTACGCGAGGCGCATACGGAGGTACTGAAAGGCGCCGGCGACCCGGCAGGCGCAGGCGAAGGGCAACGCCCACCGCGGCCCACCGCACCCCACGACGAAAGCGGTACGGGTGGTGCGGGTGCGCCCCCGCATCTGGTCGAAGGCCGGGTGCCGCCCCCCACACCACCCGCACCGGCCCAACTCCCCCCGCCCCCACCTCACTTCACCGGCCGCGCACCCGAACAGACAGACCTGCACCGGGCCCTGCTCGACCGGCGCAGCCACGCCCTCACCGTCATCAGCGGCATGGCCGGCGTAGGCAAGAGCGCCCTCGCCCTGCACGTCTCCCATCAGCTGCGGGAACGTTTCCCCGACGGTCAGCTGTACGTCAATCTGCACGGCGCCACCCCCGGCATGACCCCGCTCACCTCCGCACAGGCGCTCACCGCCCTGCTCCGCGACCTCGGCACGGAGCCCCGCCGTATCCCCGAACACCCGGACGCGGCCGCCGCGTTGCTGCGCTCGCTGCTCGCGCCGACCCGCACGCTGCTGGTCCTGGACGACGCCGCGAACGCCGCGCAGGTGCGGCCGCTGCTGCCGGCCGGCGCCGGGTGCGCCGTGATCGTCACCAGCCGTTCGCCGCTGACCGCCCTCGACGGCGCCCGCCGCTTCCCGCTCACCCCCCTGAGCGACGAGGAGAGCGCCGCGCTGCTGCGGGCGGTCTCCGGCCGCAGTGCCCTCGACGCGGCCCACCCCCTCGTCGAACTCGCCGGCCGCCTCCCGCTCGCCCTGCGCATCGTCGCGGCCCGCCTCGCCGCCCGCCGCGCCCTCACCCCTGACGTACTCGCCGGTCAACTGGCCGCCACCGAGGGGCGGTTGCATCATCTGGAGTACGACGACCTGAGCGTCCGCCGCTCCCTGGCCGTCGCGCACGACGCGCTCGCTGCCTCGGGGCGGGAGGCCGACCAGGATGCCGCCCTCGTGCTGCGCGGCATCGGCGCCCTGGATCTGCCCGCGTACGGCGCGCCCCTGCTCGCCCACCTCGTCGGCATCGACGCGCGCCGCGCCGAGGCCGCGTTGGACCGGCTCGTCGACGTGGCCCTCCTGGAGGAGACGGCGTACGGCCGCTACGCCCCTCACGACCTGGTGCGCGACTTCGCCCGCGAACTCGCCGCCGACGAGACCGACGCCGTCGACTCCGCCCTGCCCTGGTACGCAGCCGCCGCCGAACTCGCCCTCGCCGCGCTCGTCGAACCGGGCCTCGACCTGGACGACCGCCGCCGCCCGACCGCGGCCCAGCCGCCGGACCATGCGGCGCAGGTGGCCGCCCTGCCCGACTTCGAATCCTCCGGACAGGCCTTCGCCTGGGGCGACATGGAGCTGGGGAACGTCGTCACGCTGGTCGAGCGGCACGCGGATGACGCCGACGACCTGAGGGCCGCCCGCATCTCGGTGCTGATCCGCCTCTTCTTCCCGTACGTGCAGCGCAGTGGCCGTGTCGCCGAGATGGAGGTGCTCGGCCGGGCCGCTCTGAGCGTGGCGCGCCGCCTCGGTGACGAGGCCGCCGAGGCGTACGCGCTGGGGGACCTGGCCGGCCTGCACTTCCTGACCGGGCAGCAGAGCGAGGCCCTCGACCTCAACGACCGGGCACTGGCGATCTGGCGGCGGCTCGACCGCGTCTCCTGGATGCGCCGCTGCCTCAACAACCGGGGCCTGCTGCTCGAAGGACTCGGCCGCTACGAGGAGTCCGGGCGGGCCCTGTGCCAGAGCCTGGAGTACTCACGGCAGTTGAACGACCCCCACGGCGAGGCCGTGACCCACAGCCACCTCGGCAACCTGTACGAGCACAGCGATCCGCGGGCCGCGATCGAGCAGCACCGGCGCTCGCTCGCCATCGGCCACGAGATCGGTGCCGTGATCGTGCAGCACTCCGCGCACTGCAACATCGGGTACGCCCACCTCACCCTCGGCGAACCGGCCGCCGCCGTCCCGCACTTCGAGGAGAGCCTGCGCATCCTGGGCGGACACTGCGACTGGCACGGGGAGTCGCAGACCCGGCTCGGGCTGGTGCGCGCCCTGCGGCTGCTCGGCCGTACGGACCGGGCCGGCGGCGAGTGCGCCGAGCTGCTCCGCCGCGCGGACGCCCGCGCCGACCACTACACGAGCGGTCTCGTGCGCCATCAGTACGGCCTCCTGCTGCGTGAGCGGGGGCACGCGCTGGAGGCGTACGAGGAGTGGCGCGCGGCACTCGACGCCCTGGACGGCACGGACGAGAAGACGGTGGTGACGGAACTGAGGGAACTACTGTCCGAGCCCGACACCGACTGA
- a CDS encoding bifunctional 3'-5' exonuclease/DNA polymerase, with translation MTDRWALAPAEDGGVEIAPLGPDGLLAGPVRWEPDLATAVRVRPEAARWVWRSTAEVYPRLLATGVRVERCYDIEDAETLLLGHEGRYGEPHSAAAALARLRGGPVPPDPPQRSAEPGAQSPLFEPQTVHVPLPDLAEVYAEQQRRHDATAHPDRMRLLTAAESAGMLIAAEMNRAGLPWSADVHRRLLHELLGERYAGGGEPRRLAELADEVSAAFGRRVRPDLPADVIKAFARAGIKVRSTRRWEIESVDHPAVKPLLEYKKLYRIWVAHGWSWLQDWVRDGRFRPEFLAGGTVTGRWVTNGGGALQIPKVIRRAAVADPGWRLVVADADQMEPRVLAAISRDPGLMEVAGRETDLYQAVSDRAFSGDRAQAKLAVLGAVYGQTSGDGLKNLAALRRRFPKAVAYVDDAARAGEEGRLVRTWLGRTCPPAAGAGDDAAEEAGIPQDEPAETPAGTDWVPGYASTNARARGRFARNFVVQGSAADWALLLLAALRQACTGMAAELVFFQHDEVIVHCPEQEAEAVVTAIREAAELAGRLTFGETPVPFPFTTAVVECYADAK, from the coding sequence ATGACCGATCGCTGGGCTCTCGCTCCGGCCGAGGACGGTGGCGTGGAGATCGCCCCCCTCGGTCCTGACGGGCTGCTCGCCGGACCGGTCCGCTGGGAGCCCGACCTCGCCACGGCCGTGCGGGTGCGGCCCGAAGCCGCGCGCTGGGTGTGGCGGTCCACCGCGGAGGTCTATCCGCGCCTGCTCGCCACGGGGGTGCGGGTGGAGCGGTGCTACGACATCGAGGACGCCGAGACCCTCCTGCTCGGCCACGAGGGGCGGTACGGGGAACCCCACTCGGCGGCCGCCGCCCTGGCCCGGCTGCGCGGCGGCCCCGTACCGCCCGACCCGCCGCAGCGCTCCGCCGAGCCCGGCGCGCAGTCCCCCCTGTTCGAACCGCAGACCGTCCATGTGCCGCTGCCGGACCTGGCCGAGGTGTACGCCGAGCAGCAGCGTCGGCACGACGCCACCGCGCACCCGGACCGGATGCGGCTGCTGACCGCGGCCGAGTCGGCGGGCATGCTGATCGCCGCCGAGATGAACCGGGCGGGACTGCCGTGGAGCGCCGACGTGCACCGCCGGCTGCTGCACGAGCTCCTCGGCGAGCGGTACGCGGGCGGTGGCGAGCCCCGCCGCCTCGCCGAACTGGCCGACGAGGTGTCCGCCGCCTTCGGGCGCCGCGTCCGGCCCGATCTGCCCGCCGACGTCATCAAGGCGTTCGCGCGGGCCGGGATCAAGGTCAGGTCGACCCGGCGCTGGGAGATCGAGTCCGTCGACCACCCGGCCGTGAAGCCGCTGCTCGAGTACAAGAAGCTGTACCGGATCTGGGTCGCCCACGGCTGGTCCTGGCTGCAGGACTGGGTGCGCGACGGCCGGTTCAGACCCGAGTTCCTCGCGGGCGGGACCGTCACCGGCAGGTGGGTCACCAATGGTGGGGGCGCGCTGCAGATCCCCAAGGTGATCCGGCGGGCCGCCGTCGCCGACCCCGGCTGGCGGCTCGTCGTCGCGGACGCCGATCAGATGGAGCCGCGTGTGCTCGCGGCCATCTCCCGCGACCCGGGGCTCATGGAAGTGGCCGGCCGCGAGACCGACCTCTACCAGGCCGTCTCCGACCGGGCCTTCTCCGGCGACCGAGCCCAGGCCAAACTCGCCGTGCTGGGCGCGGTCTACGGCCAGACCTCCGGCGACGGCCTGAAGAACCTCGCCGCGCTCAGACGCCGCTTCCCGAAGGCGGTGGCGTACGTCGACGACGCGGCGCGCGCGGGCGAGGAGGGACGGCTCGTGCGGACCTGGCTGGGGCGGACCTGTCCGCCCGCCGCCGGGGCGGGCGACGACGCGGCGGAGGAGGCGGGCATCCCTCAGGACGAACCGGCCGAGACCCCCGCCGGGACCGACTGGGTGCCGGGCTACGCCTCCACCAACGCCCGCGCCCGCGGCCGCTTCGCCCGCAACTTCGTCGTCCAGGGCAGCGCTGCCGACTGGGCCCTGCTGCTGCTCGCCGCACTGCGCCAGGCCTGCACGGGCATGGCGGCCGAGCTGGTCTTCTTCCAGCACGACGAGGTGATCGTGCACTGCCCCGAGCAGGAGGCGGAGGCAGTGGTGACGGCGATCCGGGAGGCGGCTGAGCTGGCGGGGCGGCTGACGTTCGGGGAGACGCCGGTACCTTTCCCGTTCACGACGGCGGTGGTGGAGTGCTATGCCGACGCGAAGTGA
- a CDS encoding DUF2786 domain-containing protein yields MSSTASSTVESAFRAALYAETDTALDTGASLLAAHPAADEELAERGREFVATAWRRGWQPADVIRIVRRELEDVHVRLASALIRAQSPDDRPRGPRWTAQLDELTAEAAEAETGGPPPRADRFTHATTVLELYRLLLRLPALEPLDEPTRQPGPGPGPDGGPGSESRMLTRIRALLAKAEATGFPQEAEALSAKAQELMARHSIDEALLAARAPSPDAPGACRIGVEAPYEQAKAVLLDAVATANHCRAVWNEPLGFSTVVGFEADLEVVELLYTSLLVQATTAMTKAETAQRAGGRRRTKTFRQSFLAAYAHRIGTRLAAAAETQVTDDLLPVLASREVAVTTHTDRMFPQTTTSRLRGVSDAAGWTEGAQAADRARVGARPRLP; encoded by the coding sequence GTGAGCAGCACTGCCTCCAGCACCGTCGAAAGCGCCTTCCGGGCCGCCCTGTACGCCGAGACCGACACCGCCCTCGACACGGGCGCCTCCCTGCTGGCCGCGCACCCGGCAGCGGACGAAGAACTCGCCGAGCGCGGCCGGGAGTTCGTGGCGACGGCATGGCGGCGCGGCTGGCAGCCCGCCGACGTCATCCGGATCGTGCGGCGCGAGCTGGAGGACGTACACGTACGCCTGGCGTCGGCGTTGATCCGCGCGCAGAGCCCCGACGACCGCCCGCGTGGTCCCCGCTGGACCGCGCAGCTGGACGAACTCACCGCGGAAGCGGCCGAAGCCGAGACCGGGGGCCCGCCACCGCGCGCCGACCGCTTCACGCACGCGACCACCGTTCTGGAGCTGTACCGCCTGCTGCTGCGCCTGCCGGCCCTCGAACCCCTCGACGAGCCCACGCGGCAGCCTGGTCCCGGGCCCGGTCCCGACGGCGGTCCCGGATCCGAGTCGCGCATGCTCACCCGCATCCGCGCGCTGCTCGCCAAGGCCGAGGCGACCGGCTTCCCCCAGGAGGCGGAGGCACTGTCCGCCAAGGCGCAGGAGCTGATGGCCCGGCACAGCATCGACGAGGCGCTGCTCGCCGCCCGGGCGCCGTCCCCCGACGCCCCCGGAGCGTGCCGGATCGGCGTCGAGGCGCCGTACGAGCAGGCGAAGGCGGTGCTGCTGGACGCGGTGGCCACCGCGAACCACTGCCGGGCCGTGTGGAACGAGCCACTGGGCTTCTCCACCGTCGTCGGCTTCGAGGCGGACCTGGAAGTGGTCGAGCTCTTGTACACCTCGCTCCTCGTACAGGCCACGACGGCCATGACGAAGGCGGAGACGGCCCAGCGGGCGGGCGGCCGCAGACGCACCAAGACCTTCCGGCAGTCCTTCCTCGCCGCCTACGCCCACCGGATAGGCACGCGCCTGGCGGCGGCCGCCGAGACGCAGGTGACCGACGACCTGCTCCCGGTGCTGGCCTCCCGCGAGGTCGCGGTCACCACGCACACCGACCGCATGTTCCCGCAGACGACCACGTCCCGTCTGCGCGGGGTGAGCGACGCCGCGGGCTGGACCGAGGGCGCGCAGGCCGCGGACCGGGCCCGGGTAGGGGCCCGGCCACGGCTTCCGTGA
- a CDS encoding DUF4232 domain-containing protein, producing the protein MRATPITVAALAAALLLTACDDNGGDGGTSKNGTSKNGTSQSKAGDACTLDGVAVQVAASAAPGAGDSGNVTVTITNRGPKCTLNGFPGVGLRAGGDSSTVPADKAAKAQKLTLAKDATASFTIAYVRGEAGGSTSLAVKTATFTLPGSSTAHSFKWSYGDVALKGGASTPNASVTAFQQAGD; encoded by the coding sequence ATGCGCGCCACTCCGATCACCGTCGCCGCCCTCGCCGCGGCCCTTCTGCTGACCGCCTGCGACGACAACGGCGGTGACGGCGGCACAAGCAAGAACGGCACGAGCAAGAACGGCACGAGCCAAAGCAAGGCCGGTGACGCCTGCACGCTCGACGGCGTCGCCGTGCAGGTCGCGGCGAGCGCGGCCCCGGGCGCCGGGGACTCCGGCAACGTCACCGTCACGATCACCAACCGCGGCCCCAAGTGCACCCTGAACGGCTTCCCGGGTGTCGGCCTCCGTGCGGGCGGCGACTCCAGCACCGTCCCCGCCGACAAGGCCGCCAAGGCCCAGAAGCTGACCCTCGCCAAGGACGCGACCGCCTCCTTCACGATCGCCTACGTCCGGGGCGAGGCGGGCGGAAGCACGAGCCTCGCGGTGAAGACCGCGACGTTCACCCTGCCCGGCTCCAGCACCGCCCACAGCTTCAAGTGGTCCTACGGCGACGTCGCTCTCAAGGGCGGCGCGAGCACGCCGAACGCCTCGGTGACCGCCTTCCAGCAGGCCGGCGACTGA
- the rpsN gene encoding 30S ribosomal protein S14, translating into MAKQSKIAKNGRRREIVARYAERRAELQETIRRPSSTEAERLAAQRELRGQPRDASPTRVRNRDQVDGRPRGYFRVFGLSRLSLREQAHAGYLPGVRKSSW; encoded by the coding sequence ATGGCGAAGCAGAGCAAGATCGCGAAGAACGGTCGGCGGCGGGAGATCGTCGCCCGCTACGCCGAGCGCCGCGCCGAGCTGCAGGAGACCATCCGGCGGCCGTCGTCGACGGAGGCCGAACGGCTCGCCGCACAGCGGGAGTTGCGGGGCCAGCCGCGCGACGCCAGCCCGACGCGCGTACGCAACCGCGACCAGGTGGACGGACGGCCGCGCGGGTACTTCCGGGTCTTCGGGCTGTCGCGGCTGTCGCTGCGGGAACAGGCGCATGCCGGGTATCTGCCGGGCGTGCGCAAGTCCTCCTGGTAA
- the rpmB gene encoding 50S ribosomal protein L28 yields MSAHCMLTGARPGFGNRISRSHRRTSRRFDPNIQSKGYWLPGEGRHVRLRLSTKGIRTVDAIGVEAAVARIRARGVRV; encoded by the coding sequence ATGTCCGCGCACTGCATGCTGACCGGCGCCCGGCCCGGCTTCGGCAACCGCATCTCCCGATCCCACCGGCGCACGTCCCGCCGCTTCGACCCCAACATCCAGAGCAAGGGGTACTGGCTGCCGGGCGAGGGCCGGCACGTGCGGCTGCGGTTGAGCACGAAGGGGATCAGGACCGTCGACGCGATCGGCGTCGAGGCGGCCGTGGCGCGGATCCGCGCGCGGGGGGTGCGGGTCTGA
- a CDS encoding DUF397 domain-containing protein, which yields MAATELNGVAWQKSLHSNSQGSCVEFARLPGGDVAVRNSRFPEGPALVYTRAEIEAMLLGVKDGEFDHLVVG from the coding sequence ATGGCGGCCACGGAGCTGAACGGGGTGGCCTGGCAGAAGAGCCTGCACAGCAACTCGCAGGGATCCTGCGTGGAGTTCGCCAGGCTGCCCGGCGGAGACGTGGCCGTGCGCAACTCGCGCTTCCCCGAAGGGCCGGCGCTCGTCTACACGCGCGCCGAGATAGAGGCGATGCTCCTGGGCGTCAAGGACGGCGAGTTCGACCACCTCGTGGTGGGCTGA
- a CDS encoding ATP-binding protein — protein sequence MLEPLRQGLPPLDPAAVSSAASCALPARYEAVGEARRFTRRTLDQWDMGDRFDDVCLVVSELVTNSLRHGLPAGSLCTVEQGPPVRLHLMRWTERLVCAVRDPSHASPVAREADDFSAESGRGLFLVDSFADSWGWHPMAGTLGGKVVWALFRLPHTPQPLPAK from the coding sequence ATGCTCGAGCCGTTACGGCAGGGCCTTCCGCCGCTGGATCCCGCGGCCGTGTCCAGCGCCGCGTCCTGCGCCCTCCCCGCCCGCTACGAAGCAGTGGGCGAGGCGAGACGCTTCACCCGCAGAACCCTCGACCAGTGGGACATGGGCGACCGCTTCGACGACGTCTGTCTCGTGGTCTCCGAGCTGGTCACCAACTCCCTGCGGCACGGCCTGCCGGCGGGCAGTCTGTGCACGGTGGAGCAGGGCCCGCCCGTGCGCCTGCACCTGATGCGCTGGACCGAGCGGCTGGTGTGCGCGGTGCGCGACCCGAGCCACGCGAGTCCGGTCGCCCGGGAGGCGGACGACTTCTCGGCCGAGTCGGGCCGCGGCCTGTTCCTCGTCGACTCCTTCGCCGACAGCTGGGGCTGGCACCCGATGGCCGGCACGCTCGGCGGCAAGGTCGTCTGGGCGCTGTTCCGGCTGCCGCACACACCCCAGCCGCTGCCCGCGAAATAG